A single window of Colletotrichum destructivum chromosome 9, complete sequence DNA harbors:
- a CDS encoding Putative glutamate-cysteine ligase catalytic subunit — translation MGLLALGTALDWPDAKQRAGQVREWGIKQLLEIWNKAKSKERDALLWGDEVEYLVVTYSKDDPKVRLSLRQAEILTALAESPDLAKEGGCVPDLQDVARGKSSVTLPVFHPEFGRFMLEATPGKPWGIGLKELLDVEPDMKLRRKIAKDHMHANEYPITLTTFPRIGCPGDFTEPYYPPSGPKLRSQFVPDEIANPHIRFPTLAANIRWRRGRKVQVNVPVFHDRNTPNPWRDPTVNYDLHNWPEDDDVRTGGAAPDNFIHMDAMAFGMGSCCLQITFQAKNITEGRKMYDQLSPLGPILLALTAATPVYKGFLANTDVRWNQISRAVDCRTPEELGEKPLKNDRWRIPKSRYASNSTYISTDPRLRPEYLSPDLVIDEDIKAKLMEGGMDDRLATHFAHLFIRDPIVVFEEDLQELDLGKTDHFENLQSTNWQHMRFKPPPADNSIGWRVEFRPMEIQLTDFENAAFSVFMVLVTRAILSFDLNFYIPIPRVDENMERAHAVDAVLAEKFFFRKNPFASRHRVNNLGGDSESRPGSRPGSAHPSRPPTPFLPVEEEYAEMTVNEIINGSPDGDATGTGFPGLIPLVESYLDGVNVDVQTRCELDTYLRLISRRASGELDTAARWLRNFIDAHPAYRHDSVVGDDIQKDIIAAVIAIGERETAGEGFAGLDIHGLPRLLGNFRRGGCGGSA, via the exons ATGGGTCTCCT AGCCCTCGGAACCGCCCTAGACTGGCCCGATGCGAAGCAGCGCGCCGGACAGGTTCGGGAGTGGGGTATCAAG CAATTATTGGAGATATGGAACAAAGCAAAGAGCAAGGAGCGCGACGCCTTGCTCTGGGGAGACGAG GTTGAATATCTGGTCGTCACTTACTCCAAGGATGACCCAAAGGTCCGCCTCTCACTCAGGCAGGCCGAGATCCTCACAGCGCTCGCCGAGAGCCccgacctcgccaaggagggAGGCTGCGTGCCCGACCTGCAAGACGTCGCCCGGGGGAAATC ATCGGTAACCCTCCCTGTCTTCCACCCCGAGTTTGGCCGCTTCATGCTCGAGGCGACCCCCGGCAAGCCCTGGGGCATCGGcctcaaggagctcctcgatgTCGAGCCCGACATGAAGCTTCGCCGCAAGATTGCAAAGGACCACATGCACGCCAACGAATACCCCATCACCCTCACCACGTTCCCGCGTATCGGCTGCCCCGGCGACTTCACGGAACCCTACTACCCGCCCTCTGGACCCAAGCTGCGCTCCCAGTTCGTCCCGGACGAGATTGCGAACCCGCACATCCGCTTCCCgaccctcgccgccaacatccgctggcgccgcggccgcaAGGTCCAGGTCAACGTGCCCGTTTTCCACGACCGCAACACCCCGAACCCCTGGCGCGACCCGACCGTCAACTACGACCTGCACAACTggcccgaggacgacgacgtccgcaccggcggcgccgccccggACAACTTCATTCACATGGACGCCATGGCCTTCGGCATGGGCAGCTGCTGCCTCCAGATCACCTTCCAGGCCAAGAACATCACCGAGGGCCGCAAGATGTAcgaccagctcagcccaCTGGGACCTATCCTGCTCGCCCTGACGGCCGCTACCCCGGTCTACAAGGGCTTTCTCGCCAACACGGACGTGCGGTGGAACCAGATCAGCCGGGCCGTAGACTGCAGGACACCCGAGGAGCTCGGTGAGAAG CCCCTGAAGAACGACCGCTGGCGGATACCCAAGTCCCGCTACGCCTCCAACTCGACCTACATCTCGACCGACCCGCGCCTGCGGCCCGAGTACCTGTCGCCGgacctcgtcatcgacgaggacatcAAGGCCAAGCTCATGGAGGGCGGCATGGACGACCGCCTCGCGACGCACTTTGCCCACCTCTTCATCCGCGAccccatcgtcgtcttcgaggagGATCTTCAggagctcgacctcggcaagaCGGACCACTTTGAGAACTTGCAGTCGACCAACTGGCAGCACATGCGCTTCAAGCCCCCTCCGGCCGACAACAGCATCGGCTGGCGCGTCGAGTTCCGCCCCATGGAGATCCAGTTGACGGATTTCGAGaacgccgccttctccgtcttcatGGTCCTCGTCACGCGCGCCATCCTCTCCTTCGACCTGAACTTCTAcatccccatcccccgcgtcgacgagaacaTGGAGCGCgcccacgccgtcgacgccgtcctcgccgagaagTTCTTCTTCCGCAAGAACCCCTTTGCCAGCCGCCATCGCGTCaacaacctcggcggcgactccGAGTCGCGGCCTGGCTCGCGGCCCGGCTCCGCGCACCCCAGCCGCCCACCGACGCCCTTCCTtcccgtcgaggaggagtaCGCCGAGATGACGGTCAACGAGATCATCAACGGCAGCCcggacggcgacgccacCGGCACTGGGTTCCCCGGCCTCATCCCGCTCGTCGAGAGctacctcgacggcgtcaacgtcgacgtgCAGACGCGCTGCGAGCTGGACACCTACCTGCGGCTCATCAGCCGGCGTGCGAgcggcgagctcgacacGGCAGCGCGCTGGCTGCGCAACTTCATCGACGCGCACCCGGCGTACCGTCACGacagcgtcgtcggcgacgacatcCAGAAAGACATCATCGCggccgtcatcgccatcggcgagCGTGAGACGGCCGGCGAGGGGTTCGCAGGGCTCGACATCCACGGCCTGCCGCGGTTGCTCGGTAACTTCCGTCGGGGGGGCTGCGGGGGCTCGGCGTGA